Genomic DNA from Salvia hispanica cultivar TCC Black 2014 unplaced genomic scaffold, UniMelb_Shisp_WGS_1.0 HiC_scaffold_966, whole genome shotgun sequence:
TTATGAGTCAATATTTAATGGACTCTGAAATATCCCCCAAATTATCCGAAAAAATTTACCTTACTTTTTTGTGATCTTTTCACACAATCTACCCCCATTCAACATACAAATCTTACCGCTAAAAACAttccaagaaaaatatagttttGGGTTGATTTTCCCTTTTAGAGACGAACCACCTTCCACTTGAATGTGATCTCTTCATCTCACTACATCTACTTGCACTACTGGATCATCTATCATCAAACGCCGTTCGAAAACCGAATCCATGGACACCGATCTTCTAACCCTTCCATCCGTTTTCGCGCCCTCTCGTTGATCTCCAGTGCCAACTCCACATTCCCCGCACCTTTGGCGATAGCGAAGGCAGAGAAGGAGGGGGAGGAGGCGATGAGGCCGGGCCCGCCACATTGGCTCGGCAAAGCGGGCAGTTGGAGTGGCATTTGAGCCACGTGTCGATGCATGTCACGTGAAATGCGTGACTACATTTGGGGAGAAGCTTAAGCCTCTCCTCTTCCACAAACTCACTTAAACACACCGAGCACTCCGTGCCTTCCACCAGCCT
This window encodes:
- the LOC125200431 gene encoding RING-H2 finger protein ATL51-like codes for the protein MATFKYRRRERLVEGTECSVCLSEFVEEERLKLLPKCSHAFHVTCIDTWLKCHSNCPLCRANVAGPASSPPPPPSLPSLSPKVRGMWSWHWRSTRGRENGWKG